The Pithys albifrons albifrons isolate INPA30051 chromosome 13, PitAlb_v1, whole genome shotgun sequence genome has a segment encoding these proteins:
- the MTFMT gene encoding LOW QUALITY PROTEIN: methionyl-tRNA formyltransferase, mitochondrial (The sequence of the model RefSeq protein was modified relative to this genomic sequence to represent the inferred CDS: deleted 1 base in 1 codon) — translation MRAQLLRAPPWRVLFFGTDRFAVTALRALRDAGEPSEAPLVSRLEVVTLPCRLPGDLPVRSCARQLQLPVHEWPNTGPPGQFDVGVVASFGRLLSEDLILQFPYGVLNVHPSCLPRWRGPAPIVHTVLHGDKVTGVTIMEIRPKRFDVGPIIKQEEVAVPPRCTAQELEGMLAEMGANMLLAVLKNLPESLKNKKEQPKEGVTFAPKISIVKSCIKWEEQTATQIIQLHRAIGSMFPLQTLWKGTPVKLLDFVEVDNIPGFADQILNDCGAVPGSLLFHKGSQTLIVRCKEGWVGVRTVVLKKKLTAVDFYNGYMHSWFQQKSWTVHQECRFQTLKLSTAKKTLRERGILAQDIKQ, via the exons ATGCGGGCCCAGCTACTGAGGGCGCCACCATGGCGGGTGCTGTTCTTCGGCACCGACCGCTTCGCTGTGACCGCCCTGCGAGCCCTGCGGGACGCGGG GGAGCCCAGCGAGGCCCCGCTGGTGTCACGGCTGGAGGTGGTGACGCTGCCCTGCCGCCTGCCCGGGGACCTGCCCGTGAGAAGCTGTGCCCGCCAACTCCAGCTGCCTGTGCACGAGTGGCCCAACACGGGGCCCCCGGGGCAGTTTGATGTGGGTGTGGTGGCATCGTTCGGGCGCCTCCTCAGCGAGGACCTTATTCTGCAGTTCCCATA TGGAGTGCTGAACGTCCATCCCAGCTGTCTCCCACGGTGGCGTGGCCCTGCACCCATCGTCCACACGGTGCTTCATGGTGATAAGGTGACTGGGGTGACAATTATGGAAATAAGACCAAAAAG GTTTGATGTAGGTCCAATCATTAAGCAGGAAGAGGTTGCTGTTCCTCCCCGCTGTACAGcacaggagctggaagggatgTTGGCAGAGATGGGTGCAAACATG cTGTTGGCAGTTTTGAAAAACTTGCctgaaagtttaaaaaacaaaaaagagcagCCAAAAGAAGGAGTAACGTTTG ctcccaaaATCTCTATAGTGAAGAGTTGTATAAAATGGGAGGAGCAAACAGCTACACAGATAATTCAGCTGCATCGTGCAATAGGAAGTATG TTTCCTTTGCAGACACTCTGGAAGGGTACTCCTGTTAAACTCCTGGATTTTGTGGAAGTGGATAATATCCCTGGTTTTGCTg aTCAAATCCTGAATGACTGTGGAGCTGTTCCTGGTTCACTGCTGTTCCATAAAGGGTCCCAAACACTGATAGTTCGATGCAAA gAAGGCTGGGTTGGAGTCAGAACAGTTGTTTTAAAGAAGAAGCTTACAGCAGTTGACTTCTACAATGGATATATGCACTCTTGGTTCCAGCAGAAGTCATGGACAGTTCATCAGGAATGCAGATTTCAAACACTCAAACTTAGCACGGCAAAAAAG ACTCTGAGAGAGAGGGGAATATTGGCACAGGATATAAAACAGTAG